In Daucus carota subsp. sativus chromosome 4, DH1 v3.0, whole genome shotgun sequence, one DNA window encodes the following:
- the LOC135152226 gene encoding glycine-rich protein 2-like: protein MAIQQEVLSAEVMNFVIPIYFVEHLALAAVFFALRSVHIFDSDGGDIGGDGGCEGGDGGRMIVVERNNGGGDEGGGYGRGGRYRVDGGYGGGDDRGGGSGGYGGGVGEDEGGVV, encoded by the exons ATGGCTATTCAACAAGAAGTATTGAGTGCTGAGGTTATGAATTTTGTGATCCCGATTTATTTTGTTGAGCACTTGGCTTTAGCTGCAGTCTTCTTTGCTTTGAG atctgttcacattttcgattcagatggtggtgacattggtggagatggtggatgtgaaggtggagatggaggaaggatgatagTAGTGGAG agaaataatggaggtggagatgaaggtggtggttatggaaggGGCGGGCGGTATAGAGTTgatggtggttatggaggaggcgACGACAgaggtggtggcagtggcggatATGGAGgcggggttggtgaagatgaaggtggggttgtttaa
- the LOC108216946 gene encoding uncharacterized protein LOC108216946, producing the protein MELNVMEMEDRSRVFIKEGKLPKDKAEARRLRYKAARYVEYDGQLYKRGFNRPLLKCIDGDECTYVMREVHEGICENYSGGNSLAVKILRQGYYWPTLRSDAFDFARACLKIPYKLISDNGKKFDSKELRGLCVDLGIKKDFTAVCHPQSNGQIEAVNKIIKHTLKTKLEDSKGN; encoded by the exons ATGGAGTTGAATGTAATGGAGATGGAAGACAGGTCCCGAGTTTTCATCAAGGAAGGAAAACTGCCTAAGGATAAAGCCGAGGCCCGAAGACTAAGATATAAAGCGGCCAGGTACGTGGAGTATGATGGGCAGCTATATAAGAGAGGTTTTAATCGGCCACTACTGAAGTGTATAGATGGAGATGAGTGTACCTACGTGATGAGAGAGGTCCATGAGGGCATCTGCGAAAATTATTCAGGGGGTAACTCTTTAGCAGTGAAGATTCTAAGACAGGGGTACTACTGGCCAACCTTGAGAAGCGATGCTTTTGACTTTGCCAGGGCAT GTTTGAAAATTCCTTACAAGCTGATCTCGGACAACGGAAAGAAATTCGATAGCAAGGAGCTGAGGGGGCTTTGTGTTGACCTTGGCATCAAGAAGGATTTCACAgcggtgtgccaccctcagagcaacggACAGATAGAGGCGGTGAACAAAATAATCAAGCATACCCTGAAGACGAAGCTGGAGGATAGCAAAGGAAACTGA